The proteins below come from a single Kosakonia sp. SMBL-WEM22 genomic window:
- a CDS encoding pyrBI operon leader peptide: MVQCVRESLLPRLNTGAGLPFFAPVAYPISSPSFEGLFFAPSSGDNHG, translated from the coding sequence ATGGTCCAGTGTGTTCGAGAGTCTCTCTTACCGCGTCTGAATACAGGCGCCGGCCTGCCGTTTTTCGCTCCTGTGGCTTACCCCATATCCAGCCCCTCTTTTGAGGGGCTTTTTTTTGCGCCGTCGTCAGGAGATAACC